A single genomic interval of Candidatus Hydrogenedentota bacterium harbors:
- a CDS encoding response regulator — MTLKRIVLVEDNPHDLFLVKEALRARSIEAELTCFSDIPEALSALRDDNFPTPDAVLLDLNLPRGEGVEVLETVRHAPRMAGVPVAVLTSSESPRDRDRASRLGISAYIIKPVELDAFFENVGSAVERLLSPRVGVGSSEVRGSSR, encoded by the coding sequence ATGACACTCAAGAGGATTGTTCTTGTTGAAGATAACCCGCACGATTTGTTTCTGGTCAAGGAAGCACTACGCGCCCGCAGCATAGAAGCGGAGCTGACGTGCTTCAGCGACATACCGGAGGCTTTGTCCGCACTCCGAGACGACAACTTCCCTACCCCGGATGCGGTGTTGCTTGACCTGAATCTGCCGCGAGGCGAAGGGGTCGAAGTATTGGAGACAGTGCGCCACGCGCCGCGAATGGCCGGCGTGCCGGTTGCCGTCCTGACGTCATCAGAATCACCGCGGGACCGTGACCGCGCTTCGCGCCTGGGAATCAGCGCTTACATCATCAAGCCGGTGGAACTGGATGCATTCTTCGAGAACGTAGGCTCAGCTGTTGAACGCTTGCTCTCGCCTAGAGTTGGAGTTGGTAGCAGCGAGGTCCGGGGCAGTTCGAGGTGA
- a CDS encoding PAS domain S-box protein translates to MNTTGVDRVSRSFDQKGGNESSSKRKIRLLLVDDNPDTLVSLEATLQGLADELLMAGSGAEALRHVLEDDDFAAILLDVKMPEMDGFETAELIRSRWRNRHTPILFLTGYRSDAQLFRGYDLGAVDFLFKPIVPEILRSKVSVFVELARNTQLLREQTEVLTKAEQKFRSLLEAAPDATVITHADGEITLVNSRTLELFGYERGRLLGHQITILVPAWPFSNEFARSSAAVLAANRETAQLVGVRRDGTTFPVELSVSPLETKEGVLITTVIRDITERREAESKIMSLNSELERRVAERTAELLRSNEALRQFAWAASHDLQEPLRMVISFSQMLSREQPDLSQRSREFLGIVQSGALRMNELLAALRQYMQASEAGQYERQVVDSNLALCKAIALLPEAIQQSGARMHCGDLPAVMGVEVLLIQVFQNLIGNGIKYRREDTPEIEITGEIKGRECIITVRDNGIGVEAPYQERIFGVFRRLHPNRYPGTGIGLAICKTAVERMGGRIWVESQPGVGSSFKFSLPAAG, encoded by the coding sequence TATCTCGATCGTTCGACCAGAAGGGCGGAAACGAATCCTCTTCCAAGCGGAAGATTCGCCTGTTGCTGGTGGACGACAATCCGGACACATTGGTCTCGCTCGAGGCAACACTGCAGGGGCTTGCCGACGAACTATTAATGGCAGGATCGGGAGCCGAGGCCCTACGACACGTACTCGAGGATGATGATTTCGCAGCGATCCTGCTGGACGTGAAGATGCCGGAGATGGACGGATTTGAAACAGCGGAACTCATCCGCTCCAGGTGGCGTAACCGCCATACGCCGATCCTATTCCTTACGGGCTATCGCAGCGACGCCCAGTTATTTCGGGGCTATGACTTGGGCGCCGTGGATTTTCTGTTCAAGCCGATTGTGCCGGAAATTCTCCGTTCGAAAGTATCGGTGTTCGTAGAACTCGCGCGCAACACGCAGTTGCTACGCGAACAGACCGAGGTGCTCACGAAGGCTGAGCAGAAGTTCCGCTCGCTGCTCGAGGCTGCCCCGGATGCGACCGTCATTACTCACGCCGACGGTGAGATCACGCTGGTCAATTCAAGGACGCTTGAATTGTTCGGGTATGAACGCGGGCGGCTTCTTGGCCATCAGATTACAATTCTGGTGCCGGCCTGGCCGTTCTCGAACGAATTTGCGAGGTCGTCCGCAGCCGTACTGGCTGCCAATCGCGAAACGGCGCAGTTAGTTGGTGTGCGCCGCGACGGAACTACCTTTCCGGTGGAGTTAAGCGTAAGTCCCCTCGAGACGAAAGAGGGGGTTCTGATTACGACGGTGATCCGCGATATTACCGAGAGGCGGGAAGCGGAATCGAAGATCATGAGCCTGAATTCGGAACTGGAGCGCCGCGTCGCCGAAAGAACAGCCGAATTACTTCGATCGAACGAAGCATTGCGCCAGTTTGCCTGGGCTGCCAGCCACGATTTGCAGGAGCCGCTGCGCATGGTAATCAGTTTCAGCCAGATGCTGTCGCGAGAGCAGCCCGACCTCAGTCAACGATCGCGTGAGTTTCTCGGCATAGTACAAAGCGGCGCGCTACGTATGAATGAGTTACTAGCGGCGTTGCGGCAGTATATGCAGGCATCGGAGGCAGGCCAATATGAGCGTCAGGTGGTGGACAGCAACCTCGCATTGTGCAAAGCCATTGCACTGCTGCCGGAAGCGATTCAGCAATCGGGGGCTCGGATGCATTGCGGAGATCTGCCGGCTGTAATGGGAGTGGAGGTACTGCTGATACAGGTATTTCAGAATCTGATTGGAAACGGAATCAAATACCGCCGGGAGGATACGCCAGAAATCGAAATTACGGGTGAGATCAAGGGGAGGGAGTGCATCATCACGGTGAGGGACAACGGAATCGGCGTTGAAGCGCCATATCAGGAACGCATCTTTGGGGTATTCCGGCGTTTGCATCCAAATCGGTACCCCGGCACAGGCATTGGCCTTGCGATCTGCAAGACGGCGGTGGAACGAATGGGTGGCCGGATCTGGGTCGAGTCGCAGCCGGGTGTTGGTTCGTCGTTCAAGTTCTCTCTACCCGCAGCGGGATGA